From the genome of Methanobacterium petrolearium, one region includes:
- the nifH gene encoding nitrogenase iron protein, translated as MVRKIAIYGKGGIGKSTTQQNTAAAMAHFYDQNVMIHGCDPKADSTRLILGGKMQVTMMDTLREEGEEACTPENVVEVGYEGIKCCESGGPEPGVGCAGRGVITAITIMEMYGEYEKDLDFVFFDVLGDVVCGGFAMPVRDGKAEEIYIVASGEMMALYAANNICKGMAKYAEQSGVRIGGIICNSRNVDGELELMKEFCDKIGTQLIHFVPRDNIVQKAEFNKKSVIEFDDECNQANEYKTLAEKIINNENYAIPTPMTMDELEDLVVKYGLID; from the coding sequence ATGGTAAGAAAAATTGCTATATATGGAAAAGGTGGAATTGGAAAATCTACAACACAGCAAAACACCGCAGCAGCAATGGCTCATTTCTATGATCAAAATGTCATGATTCACGGATGTGACCCCAAAGCAGACAGTACTCGTCTGATACTTGGGGGTAAAATGCAGGTCACCATGATGGATACATTAAGAGAAGAAGGTGAAGAAGCCTGTACTCCTGAAAACGTTGTTGAAGTCGGATACGAAGGAATTAAATGTTGTGAATCTGGTGGTCCCGAACCTGGTGTTGGATGTGCAGGTAGAGGCGTAATCACCGCCATAACCATAATGGAAATGTATGGTGAATACGAAAAAGATTTAGACTTTGTATTCTTCGACGTTTTAGGGGATGTTGTCTGTGGCGGATTTGCAATGCCTGTAAGGGATGGTAAAGCCGAAGAAATCTACATAGTAGCTTCTGGCGAGATGATGGCACTTTATGCTGCAAATAACATCTGTAAAGGTATGGCAAAATATGCTGAACAGAGTGGAGTACGAATTGGAGGAATCATCTGTAACAGCAGAAATGTAGACGGTGAACTAGAACTTATGAAAGAATTCTGCGATAAAATAGGGACTCAATTAATTCACTTTGTTCCTAGAGACAACATAGTTCAAAAAGCAGAGTTTAACAAAAAATCTGTAATTGAATTTGATGATGAATGTAATCAGGCTAACGAATACAAAACACTTGCAGAAAAAATCATTAATAACGAAAATTACGCCATTCCAACTCCAATGACCATGGATGAACTAGAAGATCTGGTTGTAAAATATGGCCTTATAGACTAG
- a CDS encoding NifB/NifX family molybdenum-iron cluster-binding protein produces the protein MKIAIASSDGKIIDQHFGQACHILIYQIEREGLRLIELREKHNEPICNHEYMCVRGLELLKDCKVLFCKRIGDVPKKKLHEQGIEVVESKKETIPHAVVQYLSKMTNEIRIDENPQKN, from the coding sequence ATGAAAATTGCAATTGCCTCTAGTGATGGAAAAATAATAGACCAACACTTTGGACAGGCCTGCCACATTTTAATCTACCAAATTGAAAGGGAAGGGCTTAGATTAATTGAACTAAGAGAAAAACACAATGAACCAATATGCAATCATGAATACATGTGTGTGAGAGGATTAGAACTTTTAAAAGATTGTAAAGTACTTTTTTGTAAAAGGATAGGAGATGTACCCAAGAAAAAACTTCATGAACAAGGAATTGAAGTAGTGGAATCAAAAAAGGAAACAATACCCCACGCTGTAGTTCAATACCTGTCTAAAATGACAAATGAAATAAGAATAGATGAAAATCCTCAAAAAAATTAA
- a CDS encoding 4Fe-4S binding protein yields MIIAKLNETDCEGPECGKCAYVCPINMFTIRNDSVILTNPDYCKFCKKCLEVCPNAAITVQRVQGIICDY; encoded by the coding sequence ATGATAATAGCTAAATTAAACGAAACAGATTGTGAAGGACCCGAATGCGGGAAATGTGCATACGTATGTCCAATAAACATGTTCACAATAAGAAATGATTCAGTTATCCTAACAAACCCTGACTACTGTAAATTTTGCAAAAAATGCTTAGAAGTCTGTCCAAATGCCGCAATCACTGTTCAAAGAGTACAGGGCATTATATGCGATTATTAG
- a CDS encoding ribbon-helix-helix protein, CopG family — translation MDKQITLKIPDEMYQDLRELSKKKGEIPMGKLIRRALDDYIRKNKLKGVL, via the coding sequence ATGGACAAACAGATAACTTTAAAAATTCCTGATGAGATGTATCAGGATTTAAGGGAACTTTCGAAGAAAAAAGGTGAAATTCCAATGGGTAAACTTATCAGAAGGGCATTGGATGATTATATTCGGAAAAATAAGTTGAAAGGAGTTTTATGA
- a CDS encoding FmdE family protein produces the protein MDEIIAKIDDPEILPQIDKVVPFHGYLSTGAFIGLQMLKIASELLDINDDDRIFVTCETLNCLPDPFQILHGCTVGNKGLKILDYDKMAVTINKGAKPGETNVKGVRIFLDPAKTAKYPVFHAWYMNERKVPHEEAISELIKAGDDVYTWEFVDVQVPVKAKKDVRICTSCGESFISKDGSTVCKGCLEKL, from the coding sequence ATGGACGAAATTATTGCAAAAATAGATGATCCTGAAATATTACCCCAGATTGATAAAGTAGTTCCTTTCCACGGATATTTAAGTACTGGAGCATTTATTGGCCTGCAAATGTTAAAAATAGCCAGTGAATTGCTGGATATAAATGATGATGATCGGATTTTCGTTACTTGTGAAACTCTGAATTGTTTGCCAGATCCATTCCAAATTCTTCATGGATGTACAGTTGGAAACAAAGGGCTTAAAATTTTAGATTACGATAAAATGGCCGTAACCATAAATAAAGGAGCTAAACCTGGCGAAACCAATGTTAAAGGAGTTAGAATCTTTTTAGACCCTGCAAAAACCGCTAAATACCCAGTATTCCATGCATGGTACATGAACGAACGCAAAGTGCCCCACGAAGAGGCTATTTCAGAGCTTATTAAAGCTGGTGATGATGTTTACACTTGGGAATTCGTGGATGTGCAAGTTCCAGTCAAGGCCAAGAAAGATGTGCGCATATGTACAAGTTGTGGAGAGTCGTTCATTAGCAAAGACGGATCAACAGTTTGTAAAGGCTGTTTGGAAAAGTTATAA
- a CDS encoding class I SAM-dependent methyltransferase, whose protein sequence is MIYDTQSINSMFRDGAHAPIYPLIANQITEKFKIKTGTAIDVGAGPASLSVAMARITQLKIYAMDISPEMIEIAAASVKKEGLTNRIKIRKGDVHQMPFPDEFADLIFSRGSMFFWKDLPTAFQEIYRVLKPGGAGYIGGGYGSAEVGKKIKKKFKNKNKKFHKSSPKMNIDTLEKAVTKAKINDYILTNDDSGLWVLFKKQDKCIF, encoded by the coding sequence ATGATATATGACACCCAATCAATTAATTCCATGTTTAGAGATGGAGCCCATGCACCCATCTATCCCCTGATAGCCAATCAGATCACTGAAAAATTTAAGATAAAAACAGGAACCGCCATTGATGTGGGTGCTGGTCCTGCATCACTTTCAGTAGCCATGGCAAGAATAACCCAGCTTAAAATATATGCAATGGATATATCTCCAGAAATGATTGAGATCGCAGCAGCGTCTGTTAAAAAAGAAGGTCTCACAAACCGGATTAAAATTAGGAAAGGAGATGTACATCAAATGCCATTCCCCGATGAATTTGCTGATCTCATATTCAGTAGAGGATCCATGTTTTTCTGGAAAGATTTACCCACTGCATTCCAAGAAATTTATAGGGTTTTAAAGCCAGGAGGTGCAGGATACATAGGCGGAGGATATGGAAGTGCAGAAGTAGGGAAAAAAATTAAAAAAAAGTTTAAAAATAAAAACAAGAAATTTCATAAAAGTTCACCTAAAATGAATATAGATACTCTTGAAAAAGCGGTGACTAAAGCCAAAATTAATGATTACATATTAACCAATGATGATTCTGGATTGTGGGTTTTATTTAAAAAACAGGACAAATGTATTTTTTAG
- a CDS encoding Rossmann-like domain-containing protein — translation MKLVNDLMEAASENNSPVKDVRVGVSWTGVHGKYGGVSKTYGIPVAHGNYTRDMGNLTNKTTMELAEYVKSWNLVEASIGVAALNSMMKPRGKKNINAQDLIIEESQNKKVIMVGKFPKIDEIRSVAKEFWVLEADPTLTNSKEGIITEAAAEYVFPESDIIVITGSTLINKGLERYLNLAKHEDAYTIIMGPSTTMCDVLFDYGADMLAGVELLDPEAILRKISQSGGMINTRVCRGEIGFRVMES, via the coding sequence ATGAAACTAGTGAACGACTTAATGGAAGCAGCAAGTGAAAATAACTCCCCTGTAAAGGATGTCAGAGTTGGAGTATCTTGGACTGGGGTTCATGGTAAGTATGGTGGAGTTTCCAAAACATACGGTATCCCTGTGGCCCACGGTAATTACACCAGAGATATGGGCAATTTAACCAATAAAACTACCATGGAACTGGCAGAGTATGTTAAATCTTGGAATCTGGTGGAAGCCAGTATCGGTGTGGCTGCCCTGAATTCCATGATGAAACCCCGTGGAAAGAAGAACATCAACGCCCAGGATCTGATCATAGAGGAAAGTCAAAATAAAAAAGTCATCATGGTAGGTAAGTTCCCCAAGATCGATGAAATAAGATCTGTAGCTAAAGAGTTTTGGGTCTTGGAAGCAGATCCAACCCTTACTAACTCCAAAGAAGGAATCATCACTGAAGCAGCTGCAGAATATGTCTTCCCAGAAAGTGATATCATTGTTATAACCGGTTCCACCCTGATAAATAAAGGATTGGAGCGTTATTTAAACTTAGCCAAACATGAAGATGCTTATACCATCATCATGGGCCCCAGTACTACTATGTGTGATGTACTTTTCGATTATGGTGCTGATATGCTGGCAGGAGTTGAATTACTGGATCCTGAAGCCATTCTACGTAAGATCAGCCAGAGTGGTGGTATGATCAACACCAGAGTCTGCAGAGGCGAAATAGGGTTCAGAGTAATGGAAAGTTAG
- a CDS encoding FmdE family protein: MNNFDVLLEKGRNFHGEVCPGIVIGTRIAMAGMKELGMNPGERNRDLMVYVEIDRCMADAVQAVTGITMGHRTLKYKDYGKFAATFLDLSTGKAVRVSAAENKREPPKPGEKNDNNRPDMKKMVEALSKVPEEELLLIEEVKVDIGEHDIPGFPKFKTHCEECGDRVLDRREVIVDGRTLCKACAEGSYYQKI, from the coding sequence ATGAATAATTTTGATGTTTTACTGGAAAAAGGCAGAAATTTCCATGGTGAAGTTTGCCCAGGTATTGTTATAGGAACCAGAATTGCCATGGCAGGTATGAAAGAGCTGGGCATGAACCCCGGCGAGAGAAATCGTGATTTGATGGTCTATGTTGAAATAGATCGTTGCATGGCAGATGCAGTTCAAGCTGTTACCGGCATCACCATGGGACATAGAACCCTAAAATACAAGGATTATGGTAAATTTGCCGCTACTTTCCTGGATCTATCAACTGGAAAGGCAGTGAGAGTTTCTGCCGCAGAAAATAAGCGTGAACCACCGAAACCTGGTGAAAAAAATGATAACAACCGGCCAGATATGAAAAAAATGGTAGAAGCCCTTTCCAAAGTTCCAGAAGAAGAACTTCTACTTATCGAGGAAGTTAAAGTCGATATAGGTGAGCATGATATTCCTGGATTCCCTAAATTCAAAACACATTGTGAAGAGTGTGGTGACCGAGTTCTAGACCGACGTGAAGTAATTGTTGATGGACGAACATTATGTAAAGCCTGTGCAGAAGGTTCTTATTATCAGAAAATATAG
- the fwdF gene encoding tungsten-dependent formylmethanofuran dehydrogenase subunit FwdF — MSTVERDGNEKRSLDYIRDKCVGCGICTEICPTESLKLGPVLPIARGLVDMDYLNVNGKNCVLCGLCASSCPFGALEFKINDENIINLDAYPNWSHNASIDDEECLYCKACETACPQDAITIKRELPDRSKLVTGEINIDKDKCIYCGICEELCPPHAINMTVKDQMEREIKLDENKCVYCLVCKRACPVDAIKAVCTSCSYGDYRLNPEDAEIKGRSILQEDLCVNCGWCQEICPVDAAKVTKPFEGEVIMDTTECKGESCHACMDVCPCNAASLVDGKSVIEEKFCILCGACSNVCPQNCITIKREKMNLENVKSKSWQNKLGGLIEGK; from the coding sequence ATGAGCACGGTAGAAAGAGATGGGAATGAAAAACGTTCCCTGGATTACATCCGCGATAAATGCGTTGGCTGTGGAATATGTACAGAAATATGCCCCACAGAATCCTTGAAATTGGGCCCAGTACTGCCAATAGCCAGGGGCCTTGTAGATATGGATTATCTTAACGTCAATGGTAAAAACTGTGTTTTATGCGGTTTATGCGCCTCAAGCTGTCCTTTCGGAGCACTTGAATTTAAAATAAACGATGAAAACATCATAAACCTTGATGCATATCCCAACTGGAGCCATAACGCATCAATTGATGATGAAGAGTGCTTATACTGTAAAGCATGTGAAACTGCATGTCCACAGGATGCCATAACTATCAAAAGAGAACTTCCTGACCGTTCTAAACTAGTGACTGGTGAAATAAATATAGACAAGGATAAATGTATCTACTGCGGAATATGTGAAGAATTGTGTCCACCACATGCCATAAACATGACTGTCAAAGACCAGATGGAACGTGAAATTAAATTAGATGAAAATAAATGTGTTTACTGCCTGGTATGTAAACGTGCCTGTCCTGTTGATGCCATAAAAGCCGTTTGTACTTCCTGTTCATACGGTGACTATCGGCTGAACCCTGAAGACGCTGAAATTAAAGGAAGGTCTATCTTGCAGGAAGATCTGTGTGTGAATTGCGGTTGGTGCCAGGAGATCTGTCCGGTGGATGCAGCGAAAGTCACCAAACCATTCGAAGGTGAAGTTATAATGGACACCACTGAATGTAAGGGTGAATCCTGTCATGCTTGTATGGATGTCTGCCCCTGCAATGCAGCAAGCCTGGTTGATGGCAAATCCGTGATAGAAGAGAAATTCTGCATTCTTTGCGGTGCCTGCAGTAATGTCTGCCCCCAGAACTGTATCACCATTAAACGAGAAAAAATGAACCTGGAAAATGTCAAATCCAAATCCTGGCAAAATAAGTTAGGCGGATTGATTGAAGGGAAATAA
- a CDS encoding 4Fe-4S binding protein: MPVVIDSEKCGKIANCPGEGLCIKLCEQGALVEEDGELVLYPDKCDDCDLCITNCPNQAISKA; this comes from the coding sequence ATGCCAGTAGTTATAGACTCAGAAAAATGTGGAAAAATCGCAAACTGCCCAGGAGAAGGTTTATGCATCAAACTCTGTGAACAGGGAGCATTAGTAGAGGAAGATGGAGAATTGGTTTTATATCCGGATAAATGTGATGACTGCGACTTATGCATCACTAATTGTCCGAATCAAGCCATATCAAAAGCTTAA
- a CDS encoding TOBE domain-containing protein: MKISARNTLKGKVEAVDTGMIMAKVKVKIEAPDVITAIITKEAAEDLDIKEGDTITVIVKSTEVMVGKE; encoded by the coding sequence ATGAAAATAAGTGCCAGGAACACATTAAAGGGAAAAGTAGAAGCTGTTGACACTGGAATGATAATGGCTAAAGTTAAAGTAAAAATTGAGGCCCCCGATGTTATTACTGCCATAATAACCAAGGAAGCAGCCGAAGATTTGGACATTAAAGAAGGAGACACAATTACTGTAATTGTAAAATCCACTGAAGTAATGGTTGGAAAAGAATAA
- the tsaA gene encoding tRNA (N6-threonylcarbamoyladenosine(37)-N6)-methyltransferase TrmO codes for MNSIKYKPIGTIHSPYEDLHGMPIQPVGAEGVKGKIEINKEYEKGLKDLDGFSHIILIYHLHLCNGHSLIVKPFLDTVKRGIFATRAPKRPNPIGLSVVKLDKVEGNTIHISNVDILDGTPLLDIKPYIPHFNACMDEEVRIGWFDDKKHEAKEKKSDKRFVD; via the coding sequence ATGAATTCAATAAAATACAAGCCCATAGGCACAATACACTCGCCTTACGAAGACCTCCATGGAATGCCAATACAACCTGTTGGTGCAGAGGGAGTTAAAGGAAAAATAGAAATTAATAAAGAATATGAAAAAGGTTTAAAGGATTTAGATGGATTTTCGCATATTATATTAATCTATCATTTGCACTTATGTAATGGACATTCTCTTATAGTAAAACCTTTTCTGGACACTGTGAAAAGAGGAATATTTGCTACAAGAGCACCTAAACGTCCAAATCCCATTGGACTTTCAGTAGTTAAATTAGATAAAGTAGAAGGAAATACTATTCACATATCTAACGTGGACATCCTTGATGGAACGCCTCTCCTAGATATAAAGCCATACATTCCTCATTTCAACGCTTGTATGGATGAAGAAGTGCGCATTGGATGGTTTGATGATAAAAAACACGAAGCGAAAGAAAAAAAATCAGATAAACGGTTTGTTGATTAA
- a CDS encoding DUF128 domain-containing protein gives MPQETDRKMMEILRILADRSKVLGAKTIAEELRKKGYDLGERAVRYHMRILDEKGFTERIGYSGRRITQEGVKELGKGLIYDQVDFIFSKFEDMMYHTTLNPKTGLGKVIVNTSTFDYDEKLMKIIETSFNHGIAVSPFIKTTDPSSSEKYENQMEMETICGTTIDGMLLKAGIPVVPRYGGLVEIKNNVPKSFTELIAYKKTSMTPLEAFTDQEMTSVLGVIKEGNGNIPANFRLIPANAREESIKLFDDLQKIGVSGLLKIGKPGEPVLGIPVDTDMVGIAVIGGISPLCAAKEAGYEVNIRMAESTVEFSEMKSAATPTNLLKNTGPEKGKKVKFLLSKAWNLIHKVDFDPEGHEGNVIVNVSYLNKEDFEESLNIFDEVMNSRPEYCTSRYFQIIPGTEGKKGLATVCSLTIDGILTKQGIASTPQYGGILETEGKSPRFIELTAYNGSSLDPHEIYLSKGLTSVGESLKNGGRILASIKEIPYVARPEALDILEEVKEAGFSILKIGKPSELIYNAKVERYHAGIVAPGGLNPIAAIKEAGINVQTKAVETLMDISQMEEF, from the coding sequence ATGCCACAGGAAACTGATCGTAAAATGATGGAGATCCTGAGGATCCTGGCAGACAGAAGCAAAGTCTTAGGTGCAAAAACCATAGCTGAAGAGCTTCGCAAGAAAGGATATGACCTTGGTGAAAGAGCAGTCCGATACCATATGCGTATTCTGGACGAAAAAGGATTTACAGAACGAATAGGATACTCTGGAAGGCGAATAACGCAGGAAGGCGTTAAAGAACTTGGAAAAGGCCTTATTTATGATCAAGTTGATTTCATTTTCTCAAAATTTGAAGACATGATGTACCATACCACCCTCAATCCCAAAACCGGATTAGGAAAGGTAATTGTCAACACATCCACCTTTGATTATGATGAAAAATTAATGAAAATCATTGAAACCAGTTTTAACCATGGAATAGCAGTTAGCCCTTTCATAAAAACCACCGATCCATCTTCATCTGAGAAATATGAAAACCAGATGGAAATGGAAACTATTTGCGGAACCACCATAGATGGGATGTTGCTCAAAGCAGGCATTCCAGTTGTCCCCAGATATGGAGGGCTGGTGGAAATAAAAAATAACGTTCCAAAAAGTTTCACCGAGCTTATTGCCTATAAAAAGACTTCCATGACCCCACTGGAGGCATTCACAGATCAAGAGATGACATCTGTTTTAGGAGTGATAAAGGAAGGTAACGGAAATATTCCTGCTAATTTCCGCCTAATCCCCGCCAATGCCAGAGAAGAATCCATTAAATTATTCGATGACCTCCAAAAAATAGGAGTCTCCGGACTTTTAAAAATTGGTAAACCAGGCGAACCAGTTCTGGGAATTCCAGTAGATACAGATATGGTTGGTATTGCAGTCATAGGCGGCATATCACCATTATGCGCTGCTAAAGAGGCAGGTTATGAGGTTAACATTAGGATGGCTGAGAGCACAGTTGAATTTTCTGAAATGAAATCTGCAGCCACCCCAACTAATCTCTTAAAAAATACAGGGCCAGAAAAAGGTAAAAAAGTCAAATTTTTACTTTCAAAAGCATGGAACCTTATCCATAAGGTTGATTTCGATCCAGAAGGGCATGAAGGGAACGTGATCGTGAATGTGTCTTACCTAAATAAGGAAGACTTTGAAGAAAGTCTGAATATCTTCGATGAAGTTATGAACTCACGTCCCGAGTACTGTACCAGCAGATATTTCCAGATCATTCCTGGAACTGAAGGAAAGAAAGGATTAGCCACAGTTTGCAGCCTAACCATTGATGGAATACTCACCAAACAGGGCATAGCATCGACTCCCCAATACGGAGGAATCCTGGAAACAGAAGGCAAATCTCCCCGATTCATTGAACTAACTGCTTATAATGGTTCATCCCTTGACCCACATGAAATTTATTTATCCAAAGGACTAACATCTGTAGGTGAATCTCTAAAAAATGGTGGAAGAATTCTGGCCAGTATTAAGGAAATCCCCTATGTGGCCCGTCCTGAAGCATTGGATATCTTAGAAGAAGTGAAAGAAGCAGGTTTTTCAATATTAAAAATTGGTAAACCCAGCGAATTAATCTACAATGCCAAAGTAGAACGTTATCACGCAGGAATAGTTGCCCCGGGTGGTTTAAATCCAATAGCAGCAATTAAAGAGGCAGGAATAAACGTGCAAACCAAAGCAGTAGAAACTCTAATGGATATATCCCAGATGGAAGAGTTTTAA
- the glnA gene encoding type I glutamate--ammonia ligase, whose product MQDKIGKVIESIEKCGTKFVRLQFVDINGTPKNMAIPLVKPDDIEDIIKDGLLFDGSSVEGFVNINESDLVIKPDPDTFSALPWRPEEQGVCRFICDIYWPDGKPFEGDPRYILKKTLAKAEKMGYEYNVGPEPEFFIVDVDEEGNVYPHDEGIYFDVEPVDQGTDMRRELVLGLEELNFDVEVSHHEVGPGQHEIDFKFDHALKTADAVITFKQAIKAIADKLGSMVTFMPKPFFGVNGSGMHCHQSLFKDGKNVFFDPDTENQLSEEALYFTGGLLKHSKALASIVAPSVNSYKRLVPGYEAPVYIAYGLKNRSTLVRIPASRGNGTRVEFRCPDPSCNPYLAFAAMLEAGMDGIENKIHPGEPTEIDVFQLTPEEMAPLGIDTLPSSLWEAYHALEKDDVVKASLGDHVYTQYMDLKRKEWDDYRIQVFPYELDKYLQI is encoded by the coding sequence TTGCAAGACAAAATTGGAAAAGTGATTGAAAGTATTGAAAAATGCGGTACTAAATTCGTTAGGCTACAATTCGTGGACATAAATGGGACTCCAAAAAATATGGCCATCCCCCTAGTAAAACCAGATGACATAGAAGATATTATAAAAGACGGATTACTATTTGATGGTTCATCTGTTGAAGGATTTGTAAATATCAATGAGAGTGACCTGGTCATAAAACCAGACCCAGACACATTTTCTGCTCTTCCATGGAGACCCGAAGAACAGGGAGTCTGCAGGTTCATCTGTGACATCTACTGGCCCGATGGAAAACCTTTCGAAGGAGACCCACGATACATATTAAAGAAAACCCTGGCAAAAGCCGAAAAAATGGGTTACGAATATAATGTTGGCCCAGAACCAGAATTCTTCATAGTAGATGTTGATGAAGAAGGAAATGTTTACCCTCATGATGAAGGTATATACTTCGATGTAGAACCTGTAGATCAGGGAACTGACATGAGAAGGGAATTGGTCCTGGGACTGGAAGAATTAAACTTCGATGTGGAAGTAAGCCACCACGAAGTAGGACCTGGACAGCATGAAATTGACTTCAAATTCGACCATGCTCTCAAAACTGCAGATGCAGTAATCACATTTAAACAGGCCATCAAAGCCATAGCAGACAAACTTGGCTCCATGGTCACCTTCATGCCTAAACCATTCTTCGGAGTGAATGGTAGTGGAATGCACTGCCACCAGAGCCTATTTAAAGATGGTAAGAATGTGTTCTTTGACCCTGACACCGAAAACCAGTTGTCAGAAGAAGCTTTATACTTCACTGGAGGATTACTCAAACACTCAAAAGCATTAGCTTCCATTGTGGCTCCTTCAGTTAACTCCTACAAACGACTGGTACCAGGATATGAAGCTCCAGTGTACATTGCCTACGGACTCAAAAACAGATCCACCCTGGTCAGAATCCCAGCATCCCGTGGAAACGGTACTCGTGTGGAATTCAGATGCCCAGACCCATCCTGTAACCCCTACCTGGCATTCGCTGCTATGTTAGAAGCAGGTATGGATGGTATCGAAAACAAGATCCACCCTGGAGAACCAACTGAAATCGATGTATTCCAATTAACACCAGAAGAAATGGCACCATTAGGTATAGACACCCTACCATCCAGCCTATGGGAAGCATACCACGCTCTGGAAAAGGATGATGTGGTTAAAGCATCCCTGGGAGACCATGTCTACACCCAGTATATGGATTTAAAAAGGAAAGAATGGGACGACTACCGGATACAAGTATTCCCCTACGAACTGGACAAATACCTCCAGATCTAA
- a CDS encoding HesA/MoeB/ThiF family protein, protein MPGENYDKTYWEMVDRQKGILDENQQIKVKKSQITVIGCGGIGGAVLEMLARMGFGKLRIIDKDIFEISNLNRQIMSNIESIGKPKTEVTKKELQLINPSIKIEAFNEELNNENVHKILEGSEIVIDALDNLLTRIIVSRYAKKMNIPFIHGAIHGTMGQVTVITSDTPSYEEVFKLPSQGEDLTEKIASNIMKLNNEVPPVISPVPNIVGCLQAFEAVKIITGKGHPIMAPHVLMFDLAKEEAFSVVRF, encoded by the coding sequence ATGCCAGGTGAAAACTACGATAAAACTTATTGGGAAATGGTCGACAGACAAAAGGGAATTCTTGATGAAAATCAACAAATAAAAGTTAAAAAATCCCAAATAACCGTCATTGGCTGTGGAGGAATCGGTGGTGCCGTGTTGGAGATGCTGGCCAGAATGGGATTTGGAAAGCTTCGTATAATTGATAAAGATATTTTCGAAATCTCTAACCTTAACCGACAGATCATGAGCAACATCGAAAGCATTGGAAAACCAAAAACCGAAGTTACAAAAAAAGAACTTCAATTAATTAACCCCTCCATTAAGATCGAAGCATTTAATGAAGAATTAAACAATGAAAATGTCCACAAAATATTAGAAGGTAGTGAAATAGTAATAGACGCACTTGACAACCTTTTAACCCGCATCATAGTTAGTCGATACGCCAAAAAGATGAATATTCCATTTATCCATGGTGCAATCCACGGCACAATGGGTCAGGTGACAGTGATCACCTCTGACACCCCATCTTATGAAGAAGTTTTTAAATTACCCTCACAAGGGGAAGATCTGACCGAAAAAATAGCCTCTAATATTATGAAACTTAACAATGAAGTTCCACCCGTAATCAGCCCTGTTCCTAATATTGTTGGTTGTCTCCAAGCTTTTGAGGCCGTGAAAATCATTACTGGAAAGGGACATCCAATAATGGCACCTCATGTCTTGATGTTTGACCTTGCAAAAGAAGAGGCATTTTCAGTGGTACGTTTTTAA
- a CDS encoding DUF2769 domain-containing protein: MDKFTKAMEKMSQMPEEQYNALIDREKKKICICRSCPSFNQCMGEDKEGLFCILGKSSCNVNIVECNCLECPAHKNFDMKHNSYCVEGSEDKQRNK, encoded by the coding sequence ATGGACAAATTCACCAAAGCAATGGAAAAAATGTCACAAATGCCGGAAGAACAATATAATGCACTAATCGACAGGGAAAAGAAAAAAATATGCATATGTCGAAGTTGTCCTAGCTTTAACCAGTGTATGGGTGAGGATAAAGAAGGTTTGTTCTGCATTCTGGGAAAAAGTAGTTGCAATGTAAATATTGTTGAATGCAACTGTTTGGAGTGCCCAGCCCACAAGAATTTTGACATGAAACACAATTCTTACTGTGTTGAAGGTTCAGAGGATAAACAGCGAAATAAGTGA